GAAGGCGGCGGGGGCGTTGGGGAGGAGTCCGGAGACGAGGACCCGGGCGACGCGCAGCGAGGTCTCGGCCACGTCCTCGGTGGTCAGGTCGAAGGTCATGACGCGGTGGCCGCCGAAGTGGAGGGCTTTCAGGAGCCGTTCGCGGCTGCCGGGCTCGATCGCGTGGACGGGCACGGTGCCGTGGGCGGGTTCGGTGAACCGCCGGGCTTCGGCCGCCATGCGGGGGTCGAGCCACACCTGGACGTGGGCGCCGAGGTCGCGGACGTGCTCGAACCGCTCGCCGCACACGTCCAGGTAGCGGGAGTCGGCGCGGTGGTCCAGGTAGAGCCCGCGGGCGAGCAGGCCGAGGTCGACGGCCTGGAAGACCCAGCCGTCGGGGCCGGTGAGGCCCTGGGTGAAGACCCAGGTGTGGACCGCTTCGAGGACGGCCTTGCGGGCGGCCTCGGCGGGGTCGTACTTGCAGGCGAAGCCGGCGGCATAGAGGCCGAGGGCGGGGTCGTGGACGAGCGCGCCGACGCAGGGGGCGAACTCCGAGGGCATCTCGACGAGGTGGACGTCGAGGGCGGAGCCGGCGAGGTCGTCCAGGAGGCCGGGCACGCTGGCGGGGTCGATGCCGCGGGTGGGGCCGTCGAGGTGCCACCAGAGTTCGAGGGCGTCGCGCTCGACGATCTCCAGGAGGCCGCGCTCGACGGCGTCGTCGAGTCCCTGGCCGGTGGCGATGCCCGCGTAGTTGAGGTGGTGGGTGCGGGGCAGTTCCCGCAGGTCGCCCTGGCGCCAGTTGAGGTGGGTGAGGGCGACGGGCGCCCAGACCTCGCTGGTGGCGCCGTCGGGCAGGTGCTCGGTTCCGCGCGTCCAGAGGGAGGGGGTGTCGGGGGTGAGGCGCCGGTAGGGGAACCTCTCCCGTTCGTACTGCCAGGGCGCGTAGGCGGGCAGGTCCTCGGGGCCGTACAACCGCATTCCCTTGTCGGCGAGTTCGGCGGCGGTGGCGCGCAGCGGGGCGTCGGGGTGGCCGGGCGGCGGGACGCGGTTGCCGCAGTACCGCTCGACTCCTTCGGCGATGGCGGCGATGCGGGCCTGCTCGGGGTCGCCGAAGGTGGTGCCGAGGGAGACCCGGTCGGCGGGCCACAGTCCGTGCCGGCGGGCGTCGGATATCTCGGCGGTGAGAGCGGTGTAGCGGGGTGGTGTGCCCGGGGGGTGCTCGACGGGCTTGACCTTGCGGACGAGGCCGCAGACGGGGTCGACGAGGGCTTCCAGCGGCAGCGTCATCGCAGGATCTCCTGGGCGGGGTCGATGGTGGCGGGCGGTCGGGCGGGCAGGACCTGCAGGGTGAGCGTCACGCTGTCGGCGTCGACGTCCCGGCGGGAGGCGAGGAGCCGGGTGGCGGTGACGGGGTCGTCGCCGTTGTGGGGGTGGCGGGCGTGGGCCGGGAAGTGGTGTCCGGCGATCTCCACCCGTAGCCGGGTGCCCGCCGGCAGTCGGCGCGCGACACGGCCCAGCTCGATGGCGAACTCCCCTGGAACACCCGCTGGTTGTGCGCGACGCAGGACGCCGGCGGCGAGCCGCTCGGCGGTCCCGTGCGGGGTGAGGGCGACGAGACGGGCGGCCCAGTCGGCGGACGGGGTGTCGGCGGTGGCCCGCAGCCGCACGCGGACGGGCCCGACGGCGTCGAGGGGGCGCGGCAGCGGTGGGGTGGCCAGGAGGAAGCGGTCGGGCACTCCCCCGGTGGGGACGGTGAGGTCGTCAGAGCGGACGGGGTGGTCGGGGTCGGCGGTGAAGGCGGCACCGCGCAGGGGCCTCAGCCGAGGTGAGCGGGGTTCCGTGGCGGTGTCGGCGGGCAGCCACTGGTCGCTGCCTCCGAGGGCGACGGCGCCGTGCCGGCCGGGGGCGAGGTCTCCGGCGAGGGCGCGGCGGGCCCAGCGGACGTACAGGGCTCCGAGGTTCAGCCGGTGGGCGGGGCGGGCGTCGGGCCCGGGTGCGGTGACGAGCCCGTGCCCCCAGGGGCCGAGCAGCAGTCGCGCGGCGGGGCCGCCCCAGGCGCGCCACAGCCCCACGGTGTCCTCGGCGAAGGGGTCGTGGTGGCCGCCGACGGCGAGGAGCGGCACCTCGGCGTGGGCGGCTCGGGCCGTGAGCCGGCCGCGGTCGTGGCGCTGCCACAGTCCCGTCCAGGAGGGCAGGGGCCGGCCGAGCCGGTGGGGCAGGGCGGTCAGCGGCAGACGGGTGAGCAGGGCGGGGTCCTCGGCGAGGGCACGGGCGAGCGCGCCCTCGTCGGAGGTCGGCCGGTCGCCGTGGGCGGCCCACCAGCCCGCGCGGGCGAGGAGTCGTTCCGGGCCGGTGGGTTCGCGCGCGGTCTCGGCCGCGCCGAGTGCGGGGACGGCCGCGATGACGGCGTCGGGGCGGGCGTCCTCGGGGGCGTCGAGGGCGAGGGTGGCGGCGCAGTGGGCGGCGTAGGAGGCGCCGACGGCGACGAGCCGCCCGTCGCTCCACGCCCGGCGGCGGATCCATCGGGCGGTCGCGGCTCCGTCGCCGGTCTCGTTCTCGTACGGCCGCCACCGGCCCGCGGAGGCGTACCGGCCGCGGACGTCCTGGACGACGGCGGCGAAGCCGTGACGGGCCCAGGCGCGCGCCTCCGCGAGGTGGCGGGTGCGGTCGTAGGGGGTGCGGATGAGGACGGCGAGGAAGGGGCCGGGGCCTTCGGGGAGACGTACGTCGGTGGCGAGACCGCCGACGCGGACGGTGTGCGCCGCGGCCACCGGGGCCCCGACGGCTCCCGTGGTCACCCGTCCCTCCTCGGCGTGGGGGCGACCGGGGGCACCGGCAGGACGGGGTGCTCGGTGACGGTCAGCGTGCGCAGGTCGACCGCGCGGAGGCGGCGGCGGGCCGGGAGGCCCTCGGTGTCCGGGGCGTCGGTGGCCCAGCGCCGGAGGTCGTCGGCGAGGAGGGCGGCGAGCAGCGCGGCGGCGGGGAGGGTGGGGCGGACCGGGGTGCCGGACGTCCGGGGCCCGGTCCAGTAGGCGGCCAGCTCGCGGTGGGCGGGGGTGGCGGCGAGGCGGCGGGAGCGGACGTGGGCGGCGGTGACGTCTCCGGTTTCGGCGGCGAGCGGTTCGACGTACGCCTGCCAGCCCTCGCGGTGGCAGCGCAGCCAGGCGACCCCGTGACCGGGGAGCCGGTCGGCGGCGTCCCAGAGTCCGTCGGGGACGGGTCCGTCGAGGCACCAGACGACGGCGGCGGGGTTCCCGTCGAGCAGGGCGTCGAGGTCCGGGGGCCGCACCTCCGGGGCATCGGCCGCGGGGGCCGTCCGGGGTGCGGCGCCGAGGGCGGTCAGGTGGGCGGCGAGGGGGCCGGTCAGGGCGGGCGCGCCGAGCAGGCGCACGGCGCGTCGGGCGGCGGGCCACTGGGGTGCCGGGGGGTCGTCGGCGAGGTAGCCGGCGTTCTCGAAGGCCCGTACGACGCGCCGCAGTTCCTCGTCCTCGGGGGTGGCGTCGGCGCCGGTGAGCCGGGCGAGCAGCGCGTTCTCGTCGGCGTCGCGGGTCCTGACGCTGAGGAACTCTCCTGCGGGGGTGCGGACGGCGAGACCGCGGCTGGGCACGGCGACGACGTCGACACCGGGGGCGAGCCGGCTGCGGGTCACGGCGTTCTCCTGACGACGGGGGCGGGAAGGGGTGCGTGGGCTGGAAAGGGCGTGGGCCCGCCCGAACGGCAACGGGCGGGCCCACGGTCGAGGGACGAGCTCCCTCGCTTACTCCTCGGTGTCCTCGAAGGGGTTCTCGACGAGGGCGTTGGAGTGGGAGGCCGAGTCGTGGGCGAGCTGACCCGGGTCGACGATCGGGGAGAAGATCTGCTCGTTGTTCATGTGACTCACCTTTTCTGTAAGGCAGTTGTGGCGTTCGGTCGAGCGCCGTGGACGACACTAATAGAAATGATTTTCATTTTCTAGATCTTTCCGGCTCGGGAAGAGGGTGATCTGGGTAACACACCGGCCAGCCGCCCTCGGGGTCGCTCCCGACCCGCCCCGCCACGTTCAGCACGTCCGCGAGCAGCCCCGGCGTGACGACCTCCTTGGGGCTTCCGTCGGCCACCACGCGCCCGTCGCGCAGCGCGACGATCCGCTCGGCGAACCGGGCGGCGTGAGCCAGGTCGTGCAGCACCATCACCACCGTGAGCCCGCGCTCCTCGCGCAGCCGGACCACGGTCCGCAGCACGTCGAGCTGGTGGTGCAGATCGAGATACGTGGTCGGCTCGTCGAGCAGCAGGACGCGGGTGTCCTGGGCGAGCGCCATCGCGAGCCGCACCCGCTGCCGTTCACCTCCGGACAGCGCGTCGACGTCCCGGTCGGCCCACCCCTCCACGCCGACGTCGCGCAGCGCGCGCCGTACGACGGGGTCGTCCCCCTCACGCAGCATGCCGAGCGGGCCGCGGGCCGCGTACCTCCCCTGCCGCACGAGGTGACGCACCGTCATACCGGGTACGGAGGGAGCGGATTGGTGCAGGAGAGCCGCCCGCGCGGCCGTGGCCCGCCGGGAGAGCCCGGCCAGGTCCTCGCCGCCGAGCCGTACGCGCCCCCGGTCCGGCTTCAGCAGGCCGGCCGCCAGTCGCAACAGCGTGGACTTGCCACAGCCGTTGAGGCCGATGAGCGCGGTCAGCTCGCCCGGCCGCACGGTCAGGTCGACGCCCCGCAGCACGGGGCGTCCGGGATAGCCGAAGTGGACGCCTTCGACGTGGATCCCCATGGACTGGGTCATGTTGTTCTGTCCTCCGTCGGCTTCAGTACGTACGGTCCGGCGCGCGCCGCACGACGACGAGCAGCAGCGCGGCGCCGAGGCAGGCGGTGACCGCTCCGACCGGCAGGGTCAGCCGCCCGGCGTCGAGCGTGTCGGCGAGCAGCCGCGAGGACAGCTGCGCCGCGGCGTCCGCCCCGCACACCACGACCGCACCCAGCACCGCCGCGCCGGGCAGGGCGGAGCGCAGGTCCGCGCCGAAGACCGCCACCGCGAGGTGCGGGACGAGGAGGCCCACGAAGCCGAGCGCCCCGACGGCGGCCACCGCGCCCGCCGTCAGCGCCACGGCGCAGAGCAGGGCCAGCGCGCGGGCCCGGTGGACGGAGAGCCCGGCCGCCCGAGCGGTGTCGTCGCCGCAGCGCAGCAGGGTCAGCGGCCCCGTGAGCAGCCAGGCGGCCGCTCCCCACAGCAGCGCCCAGGGCCACAGCAGGTGCCAGTGCTCCCACACCCGGCCTTCCGTGGTGCCCACCAACCACTGCACGACGCTGCCGAGTTCCCCCGGCTCGACGAGCAGCACCATGGCGGTGAACCCGCCGAGCACCGCCGACACCAGGACCCCGTGCACGGCGGTCCGGGCGGGGTCTCCCCCCGTGCTGCCGGCGAGCAGCCACAGCAGGAGCGCTCCGGCGCATCCGCCGGCGCAGGCGGCGACGACCACGGCCAGGGGCGACTCCCAGCCGGCGAGGCCCAGGGCGGTCGCGGTGACCGCGCCGAGGACGGCCCCCGGCGTCACACCGGTTACCTCGGGGCCGGCGAGGGGGTTGCGCAGCGCGGACTGGAGGACCAGGCCGGCGACGGCGAGGCCGGCTCCGGCCCCGAGGGCCACCAGCATCCTGGGGATCCGCAGCTGGAAGAGGATGTGCCGCTCGGTCGCGTCCCCGCCGCCGGTCAGCACGTCCCAGGCGGTGGCCGGGGACAGACCGCGTCCGGCGACCAGTTCCGCCCCGGCGCAGACGACGGCCAGGGCCACGAGCACCGCGAAGCGCCGCCTCATCGCGCGCCCTCCGCTCCGGTGATGTCCAAGGACGAAGGTGAGCGCGCGCCGCCTGGTGCCCGGTCTGTCGTCTCGGCGGTTTCCGGCGTACGCGGTCCGGCCGACGGTACGCGTACGGCGCCACCGCCCCCGGTCGTACGGCTTCGGCGCCGGGTCCGCATCAGCGCGACGCCGGCCGGCACGCCCAGCAGGGCCGTCCAGGCGCCGGCCGGGGTCTCGACCGGGGCCAGGGCCAGCCGGGCGGGGACGTCGGCGACGGCCACGACCACGGCTCCCCACGCGGCCGACCACACGAGCCACCGCACCGCGCCGGCGCCGGGGCTGAACCAGCGGGCCACGTGGGGGGCGAGGAAGCCCACCCAGGCGACGGGCCCGCACACCGCCGTGACGGGTGCGATCAGCACGACGGCGATGGCGAGGGCCGCCAGCCGGGCGCGCTGGGCACGCACGCCCAGCGCCTCGGCGTCGGCGTCCCCCAGCCGCATGACGGAGAGGACGGGCGCGCACAGCACGAGGGCGGGTGCCGCGACGAGCAGCCACGGCCACACTCCCGCGACGTCGTCCCACGTCCTGGCGGAGAGGGAGCCGAGCAGATAGCGGTAGATGAGCTGGAGGTCGAGCTGGTCGGCCATCACCATCAGGACGAGCAGCGCCGCCTGGAGCGCGGCGGCGACGGCGGCGCCGTTCAGGAGCACGGCGGACGGGCTGCGTCCCAGCCCGGCGGCGAGCAGGGTGAGCCCGCCGCCGAGCACGGCCCCGCCGAGGGCGAGCAGGGGCTGGGCCGCGGCGGGCAGGGACAGGGCGAGGACCAGCGGCGCCGCGACGCCCAGGGCCGCGCCGGAGGAGACGCCCAGCATCTCGGGGACGGCGAGGGGGTTGCGGAGCGCCTCCTGGAGCACCAGCCCCGCCGCTCCCAGACAGGCCCCGGCCGTGATCGCCAACACCAGGCGGGGGGCGCGGAGTTCGGTGACGACGATGCCGGCGAGCGTGGCCTCGCCGTCCAGGACCGCACCGAGCAGGTGGTGCGGCGGGACGACGGGGGTGCCGAGACAGAGCGCGCACAGCGACGCGGCGCTCAGCACCGCGATCACGAGGACCGGCTGCCAGGCCCGCCCGCGCCCGCGGAGCCGGCCGGCCGCACCGGCCTGCTCCGGGGGCGTGACCAGGGCCGGGGAAGGACCCGTTCCCGCGGAGGGGGTGGCGCTCACCGCA
The Streptomyces roseofulvus genome window above contains:
- a CDS encoding iron ABC transporter permease: MSAASLCALCLGTPVVPPHHLLGAVLDGEATLAGIVVTELRAPRLVLAITAGACLGAAGLVLQEALRNPLAVPEMLGVSSGAALGVAAPLVLALSLPAAAQPLLALGGAVLGGGLTLLAAGLGRSPSAVLLNGAAVAAALQAALLVLMVMADQLDLQLIYRYLLGSLSARTWDDVAGVWPWLLVAAPALVLCAPVLSVMRLGDADAEALGVRAQRARLAALAIAVVLIAPVTAVCGPVAWVGFLAPHVARWFSPGAGAVRWLVWSAAWGAVVVAVADVPARLALAPVETPAGAWTALLGVPAGVALMRTRRRSRTTGGGGAVRVPSAGPRTPETAETTDRAPGGARSPSSLDITGAEGAR
- a CDS encoding YcaO-like family protein; the encoded protein is MTLPLEALVDPVCGLVRKVKPVEHPPGTPPRYTALTAEISDARRHGLWPADRVSLGTTFGDPEQARIAAIAEGVERYCGNRVPPPGHPDAPLRATAAELADKGMRLYGPEDLPAYAPWQYERERFPYRRLTPDTPSLWTRGTEHLPDGATSEVWAPVALTHLNWRQGDLRELPRTHHLNYAGIATGQGLDDAVERGLLEIVERDALELWWHLDGPTRGIDPASVPGLLDDLAGSALDVHLVEMPSEFAPCVGALVHDPALGLYAAGFACKYDPAEAARKAVLEAVHTWVFTQGLTGPDGWVFQAVDLGLLARGLYLDHRADSRYLDVCGERFEHVRDLGAHVQVWLDPRMAAEARRFTEPAHGTVPVHAIEPGSRERLLKALHFGGHRVMTFDLTTEDVAETSLRVARVLVSGLLPNAPAAFGYFGCPRLADTALRRGWRATAPGGPEDFTLAPPPHM
- the amiA gene encoding streptamidine family RiPP, which gives rise to MNNEQIFSPIVDPGQLAHDSASHSNALVENPFEDTEE
- a CDS encoding CocE/NonD family hydrolase: MTTGAVGAPVAAAHTVRVGGLATDVRLPEGPGPFLAVLIRTPYDRTRHLAEARAWARHGFAAVVQDVRGRYASAGRWRPYENETGDGAATARWIRRRAWSDGRLVAVGASYAAHCAATLALDAPEDARPDAVIAAVPALGAAETAREPTGPERLLARAGWWAAHGDRPTSDEGALARALAEDPALLTRLPLTALPHRLGRPLPSWTGLWQRHDRGRLTARAAHAEVPLLAVGGHHDPFAEDTVGLWRAWGGPAARLLLGPWGHGLVTAPGPDARPAHRLNLGALYVRWARRALAGDLAPGRHGAVALGGSDQWLPADTATEPRSPRLRPLRGAAFTADPDHPVRSDDLTVPTGGVPDRFLLATPPLPRPLDAVGPVRVRLRATADTPSADWAARLVALTPHGTAERLAAGVLRRAQPAGVPGEFAIELGRVARRLPAGTRLRVEIAGHHFPAHARHPHNGDDPVTATRLLASRRDVDADSVTLTLQVLPARPPATIDPAQEILR
- a CDS encoding ABC transporter ATP-binding protein; its protein translation is MTQSMGIHVEGVHFGYPGRPVLRGVDLTVRPGELTALIGLNGCGKSTLLRLAAGLLKPDRGRVRLGGEDLAGLSRRATAARAALLHQSAPSVPGMTVRHLVRQGRYAARGPLGMLREGDDPVVRRALRDVGVEGWADRDVDALSGGERQRVRLAMALAQDTRVLLLDEPTTYLDLHHQLDVLRTVVRLREERGLTVVMVLHDLAHAARFAERIVALRDGRVVADGSPKEVVTPGLLADVLNVAGRVGSDPEGGWPVCYPDHPLPEPERSRK
- a CDS encoding iron ABC transporter permease, translated to MRRRFAVLVALAVVCAGAELVAGRGLSPATAWDVLTGGGDATERHILFQLRIPRMLVALGAGAGLAVAGLVLQSALRNPLAGPEVTGVTPGAVLGAVTATALGLAGWESPLAVVVAACAGGCAGALLLWLLAGSTGGDPARTAVHGVLVSAVLGGFTAMVLLVEPGELGSVVQWLVGTTEGRVWEHWHLLWPWALLWGAAAWLLTGPLTLLRCGDDTARAAGLSVHRARALALLCAVALTAGAVAAVGALGFVGLLVPHLAVAVFGADLRSALPGAAVLGAVVVCGADAAAQLSSRLLADTLDAGRLTLPVGAVTACLGAALLLVVVRRAPDRTY